GTAAGGCTTGTTCAAATAAGTCTCGATTTTCAGCTCGATCTAAATCCTCGATCGACGTTCCTAAAATCTTGACACCTTGTTTTACTAATGGCTCAGCTAAATTGATTGCTGTTTGACCGCCGAATTGAACAATAACGCCTGTTGGTTGTTCAAGTTCGATCACATTCATGACATCTTCTAAGGTTAAAGGTTCAAAATAAAGTTTATCTGAAATTGAAAAATCTGTTGAAACAGTTTCAGGATTACTGTTCATAATAATTGCTTCAAAACCCGCTTCTTGAATTGCTTTGACTGAATGAACTGTTGCATAGTCAAACTCGACCCCTTGACCGATTCTGATTGGACCTGAACCTAAAACTAATACTGATGGTTTTTCAGAGCGAATACTCTCATTTTCAAATTCATAGGTGCTATAAAAATAAGGTGTTTGAGACTCAAATTCGGCCGCACAAGTGTCTACCATTTTATAAACTGGCAGAATCATTTGTTCATGGCGGTAATCAGCAACCTCTTGTTCACTCATATGCCATAACTCAGCAATTTTTTTATCGGTAAAACCATTCTGTTTCGCTTCTTTCAATGTCTCAACATCCTTGATATTTTGCTCTAAGGACGTTTCCAACTCAACGATATGAAGCAATTTATCAAGAAAGAATAAATCGATTTTAGTCAACATAGCTAAATCTTCAATCGTAAACCCTCTTCGAATAGCCTCTGATAGGTAAAATAAACGATCATCTTGAGCTTTTACAATTTTTTCAGTCAATAATTCATCACTAACGTCTTGTATTTCCTTCAACTCATTATGATAAGCGCCAATTTCAAGTGAACGGACAGCTTTTAATAAGGACTCTTCAATGTTTCGACCAATCGCCATAACTTCCCCTGTCGCTTTCATTTGAGTTCCTAAACGGCGTTCACCTTTTTCAAATTTATCAAAAGGCCAACGGGGAATTTTAGCTACAACATAATCTAAGGCGGGTTCAAATTCCGCATAAGTTGTTTCTGTGACTGGATTTTTCATTTCATCTAAGGTAAGTCCCACAGCGATTTTGGCTGCCAGCTTAGCAATTGGATACCCTGTAGCTTTGCTCGCCAACGCTGACGAACGGGAAACACGTGGATTGACTTCTATTACATAATAATTGAAACTATGAGGATCTAAAGCCAATTGAACATTACAGCCGCCTTCTATTTTCAATGCTCTAATGATTTTAAGAGAGGCATCACGCAACATTTGGTATTCATGATCGGATAATGTCTGGCTGGGTGCAAAAACAATCGAGTCACCTGTATGAATTCCCACAGGATCAAAATTTTCCATATTACAAACAACGATTGCATTATCAGCAGAATCACGCATCACTTCATATTCTATTTCTTTAAAACCCGCAATGCTTTTTTCAATCAGACATTGAGTCACTGGTGATAACTTCAACCCATTTTCAGCAATAATACGTAGTTCTTCTTCATTATCGCACATTCCACCGCCTGTTCCGCCTAAGGTGAATGCTGGACGAACAATGATTGGGTAACCAATTGTATTCGCAAACGCTACTGCTTGTTCAACTGTATTTACAATTTCACTTTCAGGAATCGGTTGTTCTAATTCTTCCATCAATTGCTTAAATAAATCCCGGTCCTCAGCTTGGTCGATGGCATTTAGTTTTGTCCCTAATAACTCTACATTCAATTCGTCCAAAATACCTGATGCTGCAAGATCCATTGCCATATTCAGCCCTGTTTGTCCACCTAAAGTCGGAAGTAACGCATCAGGACGCTCTTTTCGTACAATACGAGAAACAAATTCTAGTGTAATTGGCTCGATGTACACTTGATCTGCAATTTCTTTATCTGTCATGATTGTAGCAGGGTTTGAGTTTACCAAAACAACTTCATAGCCTTCTTCTTTCAAAGCAAGACAAGCCTGAGTACCGGCGTAATCAAATTCAGCAGCTTGACCAATGATGATCGGTCCTGAACCGATGACCATGATTTTCTTGATATCTGTTCTTTTTGGCATTAGTCTTGCTCCTTCCATGCATCCATTAATTCCATAAACTCGTCAAACAAATGAAGTCCATCATGCGGACCAGGAGCAGCATCTGGATGATACTGAACTGTGAAGGCTGGATATTGACGATGTCTCACCCCTTCAACTGAACCGTCATTTACTTCCACATGAGTAACCATCAATTTCTCAGGATCGACAGTTTTTTCATCTACTGCATATCCATGATTTTGTGAAGTAAAATCGATTTTTCCAGTTGCGATTTCTCGAACTGGATGATTCAAGCCTCTATGACCAAATTTCATTTTGTACGTATCCGCTCCATTGGCTAAAGCAAACAATTGATGCCCTAAGCAAATGCCGAAAATCGGTACTTTTCCTTGGATTTCTTGAATCATTTTAATTGCTTCTGGCACATCTTTAGGATCTCCAGGTCCATTTGTCAACATCACACCATCAGGAGAAAGTTCTAAAATTGTTTCAGCACTTGTGTTGTAAGGTAATACAGTCAAGTTACAATGACGTTTCGACAATTCTCTTAAAATACTATGTTTCAAGCCAAAGTCAACTACTACTACATTGCGCCCAATTCCAGGACTCGGATATGGCTTAGTAGTGGAAACTTGTGCCACTTGATTTTTAGGCAAAACAGTTGCTTTCAATTGGTCAAATTCGTGTGTCAAATCATCATCAGCATCAATGAATCCAGCTTTCATCGTTCCGACCGACCGAAGTTTTCTTGTTAATGCCCGAGTATCAATGCCAGAAATTCCAGGTATCCCTTTTCTTTTTAAAAATTCGTCCAACGTCATTTGCGCACGCCAATTCGAAGCAAGTCGAGCATGCTCTTTTACTACTACGCCCTTACAAGTTGGGGAGATTGATTCATAATCATCACGATTGACACCATAATTCCCAACCATTGGATAGGTAAATGTAATGATTTGACCATTGAAACTTTGGTCAGTGATCGTTTCTTGATAGCCTGTCATACTTGTTGTAA
This sequence is a window from Enterococcus sp. 7F3_DIV0205. Protein-coding genes within it:
- the carB gene encoding carbamoyl-phosphate synthase large subunit — protein: MPKRTDIKKIMVIGSGPIIIGQAAEFDYAGTQACLALKEEGYEVVLVNSNPATIMTDKEIADQVYIEPITLEFVSRIVRKERPDALLPTLGGQTGLNMAMDLAASGILDELNVELLGTKLNAIDQAEDRDLFKQLMEELEQPIPESEIVNTVEQAVAFANTIGYPIIVRPAFTLGGTGGGMCDNEEELRIIAENGLKLSPVTQCLIEKSIAGFKEIEYEVMRDSADNAIVVCNMENFDPVGIHTGDSIVFAPSQTLSDHEYQMLRDASLKIIRALKIEGGCNVQLALDPHSFNYYVIEVNPRVSRSSALASKATGYPIAKLAAKIAVGLTLDEMKNPVTETTYAEFEPALDYVVAKIPRWPFDKFEKGERRLGTQMKATGEVMAIGRNIEESLLKAVRSLEIGAYHNELKEIQDVSDELLTEKIVKAQDDRLFYLSEAIRRGFTIEDLAMLTKIDLFFLDKLLHIVELETSLEQNIKDVETLKEAKQNGFTDKKIAELWHMSEQEVADYRHEQMILPVYKMVDTCAAEFESQTPYFYSTYEFENESIRSEKPSVLVLGSGPIRIGQGVEFDYATVHSVKAIQEAGFEAIIMNSNPETVSTDFSISDKLYFEPLTLEDVMNVIELEQPTGVIVQFGGQTAINLAEPLVKQGVKILGTSIEDLDRAENRDLFEQALQALDIPQPPGDTATSAEEAVAVANKIGYPVLVRPSYVLGGRAMEIVENQRDLEDYMRNAVKASPEHPVLVDRYLLGKECEVDAICDGQTVLIPGIMEHIERAGVHSGDSMAVYPPQTLSNDIQQTIADYTKKLAIGLNCIGMMNIQFVIHEEKVYVIEVNPRASRTVPFLSKITGIPMAQIATKAILGEKLTDLGYQNGLYPESQQVHIKAPVFSFTKLQKVDTYLGPEMKSTGEVMGSDYSLEKALYKAFEASGLHLPSFGAVLFTIADETKEEALALAKRFNEIGYSLIATQGTAKFLTDNGLLVKTVLKINQGGETVLDLIRSGEAQVVVNTMDKNRSDLTQDGFLIRREAVEHGVPLFTSLDTAEAILKVLESRAFSTQSI
- a CDS encoding carbamoyl phosphate synthase small subunit, with translation MKRLLILEDGTVFEGKAFGAEVNVVGEIVFTTSMTGYQETITDQSFNGQIITFTYPMVGNYGVNRDDYESISPTCKGVVVKEHARLASNWRAQMTLDEFLKRKGIPGISGIDTRALTRKLRSVGTMKAGFIDADDDLTHEFDQLKATVLPKNQVAQVSTTKPYPSPGIGRNVVVVDFGLKHSILRELSKRHCNLTVLPYNTSAETILELSPDGVMLTNGPGDPKDVPEAIKMIQEIQGKVPIFGICLGHQLFALANGADTYKMKFGHRGLNHPVREIATGKIDFTSQNHGYAVDEKTVDPEKLMVTHVEVNDGSVEGVRHRQYPAFTVQYHPDAAPGPHDGLHLFDEFMELMDAWKEQD